Part of the Amia ocellicauda isolate fAmiCal2 chromosome 18, fAmiCal2.hap1, whole genome shotgun sequence genome, aaaccttaatgacttggagaggatctgcaaagaggagtgggacaaaatccctcctgagatgtgtgcaaacctggtggccaactacaagaaacgtctgacctctgtgattgccaacaagggttttgccaccaagtactaagtcgtaggggtcaaatacttatttccctcattaacatgcaactcaatttataacttttttgaaatgcgtttttctgaatatttttgttgttattctgtctctcactgttaaaatacacctaccattaaaattatagactgatcatttctttgtcagtgggcaaatgtacaaaatcagcaggggatcaaatacttttttcccccactgtattgaTGACGTTTGAAGCTCTGTAGTGATGTCGTTCCTCTATGGATGGCGTGGGTTTCAATTCTCTTTATTGATAATAACTCTCTAGAGCGGTTTGCTGAACGTGTATGAAATCCTGACCGATCTAtccaaacaatatatttaagacAAGTATACAATCATGTTTTGGGATTttggtaattatttatttgaaattaatttgttaTCAATTAATACACCGGGATTCATTACACAGAGGACAAGGTATTGGTTATGTTGATGAGTATATGGTTCAACAATGTGTACTATTGCCAACGTGTACGTGGTGAGAGAAAACACGTCGTTGCAATGAGATTCAAAGATTTCTAGTCTCTCCTGCAGGTGCTCTGAGCCCCTGAGCCAGTGCGGGGTTCCGCCAGGAGAGGGCGCTCTCAGCCCGCGCACCCCGCGCTGTTCATACAGGCGCTGcactgtgagtgtgttacacacCTGGGCTTCACACAAGCCAGGGCAtcatcacacacacagcagcccaTTCCTGCAGTCGTGTGCAGTGTGCACTGCGGGAATCAGCTGTGCCAGTGCGGATTAAATAGCAACACCTTTGACTGCCGTCTGTGTGATTGGTAAAAGCATAGATAGGCTCATTTAATAGGAACATGATCAGATGAAAAGTTTACAGTACGTTCATATAATATTTGGTTGAGGGGGCTTGAAGAGCTGTGAAATACTATTGGAACATAATATACCAACGCCGAATGAATAGGCTGCTTTTTGTAagggtttttaaagtgcaaTGTACAGAGGGGATACATAATCGATAGAGGGACCCTGTGTGAGACGGTTATAGGAAATATCGCTTGATGCCACTTCAGTTCTAATGCAGTTTAACGGCCGCGCTATTGACGCAATGGAGCAGCTTCTTCTCGCATGTTCTGTGCGTGTGTTTGCATGTGCACCAGTCAGTGCAAACTGTGTGAGCCCCcctccacccacacacacttcaATGGCCACTTCTCCTGCACTTTCCAGCAGCCTGCAGTCACTGATCTCTCACACAGCGCTGGTGCGCACAGGAAAGTGCCAGAACCGGGGGTCTGTCCGGGAAGCCCACTCGCTGTGGCACTGCTGCACACTGCTGTCTGTCACGCTGCTGCAACTGAACATTTGCATATTTGCACATCACACTTGGGCTTTTCCTCCGGCGAAATGTCTTGTGCATGCCCGAGCTTGTTTTCTAAATGCTGCAGGTGCCTATAGACGCGCATTGTGCCTGTGTTTAGTGGAATCGGATAGAGAGAGGAGAAAACGCCTGGCCAACAGACGGGCAGAAATCAATGCCCAGCCCAGGGAGTTGGGCAGCGCTGGATGCACAGGAAACCTCAGCCCCAGTGACGTGTTCTGGCTGCCGGGTCTCCCAGGGATCCGCTTTGCATCGCTTCTCAATTTGCATCTTCTCTCTCCGCCAGCATCTCCGAGCGCCGTCCCAGCGAGCAGAGCTGCAGCAGCGCCGGCTCCCCCGCCCGAGCCGCCAGCACGCAGGAAGCAGAGGGAGCCTTGAATGATGTGACTGTTGCAAAGAAACATATACTGGCATTATATTTGTGCGTGCCTGCGAAATTATATTTTGGGGGGAGAGACGAGAAACCGCATTCAGCTCCAGATTCCCTTTTTTTTCTGCGTCTTTTGCTTTCCCGTTGCTTGCGTCGAGCCGATCTGCTGGGGGTCCACACATCAACATGTCGGAAGTGTTGCCTTACAACGAAGAGAAGATCACCCACTATGGCGATGACGGAGAGGTGGGACAGATCTCCTTCACCTGTCGTCTCCAGGACACCAATAACTTCTTCGGCGCCGCGCAGAATAAAAGACCCCCCAAACTCGGGCAGATCGGGAGAAGCAAACGAGGTGAGGGGGCTTGGGATGTCAAAATATCATCAAACAAGTACAAAAGTGTAATGACCACCTGCAGAAAAGCCATGTGTAAAGGCTACATTGTAAGAAGCAGGTTGTCCTGCTGTGTATGAGCGCGGCGCGTCTCAGGGCGTCCACACGGGTTGCCCCAGAAACTGAGGCTTCATAGACCAACAAGACAACAGGAGCTAGTTTTATTCGTACATCAGCATTATACAGTAGTCTGCTATGGCGGACTTTCATGTGCTATTGTTATTGTAGGCACATTGTTacgttgtatgtatgtatctatttcTCAGAAAGAACAATAAGAGCAGCGGGATAGTGCGGGCATGTTTAAGTCCGTGCTTTGCGGGTCGTTGTGTGCCTTTTTACGCAGGTGTGTAATTTCTGGAATTCAGTTTTGGTCTTGCGGGTTCATTGTCTTATCTCGAGAGGGTTTTTAATGTACAtcaattatgaaaatgaatctaCTTATGTATTAGCCtatcatatttaatattatCCCACTTTAATAAGTTTGTGAAATAGCCGCCCTCCAGTACAGTAATCTATACAACACGATGGTGTGTTGTTGGTGTGGTGCCGCAGCATAAATTATTAGCACTTCAATTTCCAAATGCaggttagattgtgttttttcttctttgcagTTGTCATTGAAGATGACAGAATCGATGATGTCCTGAAAAATATGTCAGAAAAGCCACCCCCGGGTGTCTAAAGCAATCCAAAGACTTTGtttaaggaggaggaggaggatgat contains:
- the camk2n1b gene encoding calcium/calmodulin-dependent protein kinase II inhibitor 1b, whose translation is MSEVLPYNEEKITHYGDDGEVGQISFTCRLQDTNNFFGAAQNKRPPKLGQIGRSKRVVIEDDRIDDVLKNMSEKPPPGV